In a genomic window of Nostoc sp. UHCC 0870:
- a CDS encoding AAA family ATPase, with product MSELFKGFEQLLELVKTLEDKIEKGEIKTDVQINSRPMSGIPRSRGIPRPNNMGNDIGTSRIRTQPAPNPNGGGGGGDAEVVPPPDSPSGDALKDVGGLGEILKELKELIAIPLKRPDLLAKLGLEATRGVLLVGPPGTGKTLTARALAEELGVNYIALVGPEVISKYYGEAEQRLRGIFEKAAKNAPCIIFIDEIDSLAPDRSAVEGEVEKRLVAQLLSLMDGFSHSQGVIVLAATNRPEHLDPALRRPGRFDREVQFRVPDVKGRREILQILSRAMPLEETVDLDAIAERAVGFVGADLKAVCQKAAYTALRRQIPSIEGDIPENMTVSQADFLQALKEIKPAVLRSVEVEVPHIAWEDIGGLDNIKQTLRESVEGALLYPELYLQTKALAPKGILLWGPPGTGKTLLAKAVASQARANFIGVNGPELLSRWVGASEQAVRELFAKARQAEPCVVFIDEIDTLAPARGSFSGDSGVNDRVVGQLLTELDGIEVGSTILVIGATNRPDALDPALLRAGRLDLQMKVDLPDLASRLAILEVHCQGRPLQDVDLPYWAEMTKDWNGADLTLLSNQAAVEAIRRFRSEGLTDPTEIKISTDDFNYAYQVLTEQRAG from the coding sequence ATGAGTGAATTATTCAAGGGATTTGAGCAATTATTAGAATTAGTGAAAACTTTAGAGGATAAGATTGAGAAAGGCGAAATTAAGACGGATGTGCAGATTAACTCGCGTCCAATGAGTGGTATTCCTCGTAGTAGGGGAATACCACGTCCTAATAATATGGGTAACGATATTGGTACAAGCCGTATCCGCACTCAACCTGCTCCTAATCCTAATGGTGGTGGTGGTGGGGGAGATGCTGAGGTTGTGCCACCACCTGATTCCCCCTCTGGTGATGCTTTAAAAGATGTCGGGGGACTGGGTGAAATTCTTAAAGAACTGAAAGAACTGATTGCTATCCCCTTAAAACGTCCTGATTTGCTGGCGAAATTGGGACTGGAAGCTACAAGGGGTGTACTGTTAGTTGGCCCTCCTGGAACTGGTAAAACCCTAACAGCGCGGGCTTTAGCTGAAGAACTCGGCGTTAATTACATTGCCTTGGTAGGGCCAGAAGTCATCAGCAAATATTACGGGGAAGCGGAACAAAGACTGCGGGGTATTTTTGAGAAAGCCGCTAAGAATGCTCCCTGTATTATCTTTATTGATGAAATTGATAGTTTAGCCCCAGACCGGAGTGCGGTGGAAGGCGAAGTAGAAAAACGCCTGGTAGCCCAACTATTGAGCTTGATGGACGGTTTCTCTCACAGTCAAGGTGTGATTGTGCTGGCTGCTACGAACCGTCCCGAACATCTTGACCCAGCTTTGCGTCGTCCGGGAAGGTTTGACCGGGAAGTGCAGTTTCGTGTCCCAGATGTGAAAGGACGCAGAGAAATTCTGCAAATTCTCAGTCGTGCTATGCCTTTGGAAGAGACTGTTGATCTGGATGCGATCGCAGAACGGGCGGTAGGATTTGTAGGGGCTGACTTGAAAGCTGTCTGTCAAAAGGCTGCCTACACTGCCCTCCGCCGTCAAATTCCTTCGATTGAAGGAGACATTCCAGAGAATATGACCGTTAGCCAAGCTGACTTTTTACAAGCACTCAAGGAAATCAAACCAGCCGTCTTGCGGAGTGTGGAAGTAGAAGTTCCCCACATCGCCTGGGAAGACATTGGCGGTTTGGATAACATTAAGCAAACCCTACGGGAATCAGTCGAAGGGGCGTTACTGTATCCAGAACTTTACCTGCAAACTAAAGCCCTTGCACCCAAGGGTATCTTGTTGTGGGGGCCTCCAGGAACAGGCAAAACTTTACTAGCCAAAGCCGTTGCGTCCCAAGCTAGAGCTAATTTTATTGGTGTGAACGGCCCGGAATTACTCAGCCGTTGGGTAGGTGCGAGTGAACAGGCGGTGCGCGAATTATTTGCGAAGGCGCGTCAAGCCGAACCTTGCGTAGTATTTATTGATGAAATTGATACCTTAGCCCCAGCACGAGGCAGTTTCAGTGGTGATTCGGGAGTAAACGATCGCGTCGTCGGACAATTACTCACGGAGTTAGACGGGATAGAGGTAGGTAGCACTATTTTAGTGATTGGGGCGACCAATCGACCTGATGCCCTTGACCCAGCTTTATTACGCGCTGGACGCTTAGATTTACAGATGAAGGTAGATTTACCTGATTTAGCTAGTCGGTTGGCGATTCTGGAAGTCCATTGTCAAGGACGACCACTGCAAGATGTGGATTTGCCATATTGGGCAGAGATGACCAAGGACTGGAATGGTGCAGATTTAACTTTACTCAGCAATCAAGCTGCTGTAGAAGCTATCCGCCGTTTTCGCTCGGAAGGTCTGACAGACCCCACGGAAATCAAGATTAGTACCGATGATTTCAATTATGCTTATCAAGTGCTAACAGAGCAGCGTGCAGGTTAG
- a CDS encoding ArsA family ATPase produces MNHYDSLNLVMFSGKGGVGKTTISCSFARDWARRFPQEKIRLISTDPAHSLGDVLLSEVNDIPSPLADLPNLSIQALDAQKLLLEFKAKYSYFLELLVERGSLADGDDLAPVWDLDWPGLNELMGLLEIQRLLAEKEVDRVVVDMAPSGHTLNLLRLKDFLDVILNSLELFQEKHRVITKTFRGSYTADEVDNFLVEMKTQLAEGRRLLQDETFTGCLVVGISEPMCFLETERFINSLETLEVPYAGLFINRVLTNADIELDRYAEQQNLIKKYLELVPNQPVFIVPQQRVEPLGGVSLDALASQIQKIESVELAPPPTIQWPNKVLPSFNDFLNEGCQLIIVGGKGGVGKTTVAAAIAWASAQQHPQKRIRVISIDPAHSLGDAFGKEFGHEPTSLASNLSGQEIDANRVLEQFRSDYLWELADMISGEGSQTETTVNVAYVPEAWRQIMSQALPGIDEMLSLVTVMDLLDSNQQDLIILDTAPTGHLLSFLEMPSALGDWLSWIFKLWIKYQDVLGRVDFIGRLRHLRQQVVQAQKKLKNPQHTQFIGVIQSEAAIISEHIRLTESLKKMGVSQRYVVQNRYSQEVEIDGSLFPEQTIIRLPGLPRSVEPIARIQGAANLLFEVEELTANKR; encoded by the coding sequence ATGAACCACTACGATTCACTAAATCTAGTTATGTTTAGCGGCAAAGGTGGGGTTGGAAAAACTACCATCTCTTGCAGTTTCGCTCGTGATTGGGCTAGAAGATTTCCTCAAGAAAAGATTCGGTTAATTTCTACAGACCCGGCTCATTCTTTAGGAGATGTATTGCTCTCAGAAGTTAATGATATTCCCTCACCATTAGCTGATTTACCTAATTTGAGCATTCAAGCATTGGATGCTCAAAAGCTGTTGTTGGAATTTAAAGCTAAATATAGCTACTTTTTAGAATTACTGGTTGAGCGAGGTAGTTTAGCAGATGGAGACGATTTAGCACCAGTTTGGGATTTAGACTGGCCTGGCTTAAATGAATTAATGGGGTTGCTAGAAATTCAACGCCTGCTAGCTGAAAAAGAGGTAGATCGTGTAGTTGTAGACATGGCCCCTTCTGGGCATACATTAAATTTATTGCGCTTAAAAGATTTCTTAGATGTTATTTTAAATTCCTTAGAATTGTTCCAAGAAAAGCACCGGGTCATCACCAAAACTTTTAGAGGTAGTTATACGGCTGATGAAGTCGATAACTTTTTGGTAGAAATGAAAACCCAACTAGCAGAAGGTAGGCGTTTACTGCAAGATGAAACCTTTACCGGTTGCTTAGTGGTCGGTATTTCTGAACCTATGTGTTTCTTAGAAACTGAACGGTTTATTAATAGTTTAGAAACCCTAGAAGTTCCTTATGCTGGTTTATTTATCAATCGAGTGTTGACAAATGCAGATATAGAACTAGACCGTTATGCTGAACAGCAAAATCTCATCAAAAAATATTTAGAACTTGTACCTAACCAACCTGTTTTCATCGTTCCTCAACAGAGAGTAGAACCCTTGGGTGGGGTATCTTTAGATGCTTTAGCATCCCAAATTCAAAAAATTGAGAGTGTAGAACTTGCTCCACCACCGACGATTCAATGGCCGAATAAAGTTTTACCTAGCTTCAATGATTTTTTAAATGAAGGATGTCAATTAATCATTGTTGGGGGTAAAGGAGGGGTAGGAAAAACAACAGTAGCAGCTGCGATCGCTTGGGCTTCTGCTCAACAACATCCCCAGAAAAGAATCCGAGTAATTTCAATAGATCCAGCCCACTCTCTAGGCGATGCTTTTGGTAAAGAGTTTGGTCATGAACCTACGTCTCTAGCATCTAATTTGAGTGGACAAGAAATTGATGCTAATAGAGTTTTAGAACAATTCCGCTCAGATTATCTCTGGGAATTAGCAGATATGATTAGCGGTGAAGGTTCGCAAACAGAGACAACAGTAAATGTTGCCTACGTTCCAGAGGCGTGGCGGCAAATTATGTCTCAGGCTTTACCGGGAATTGATGAGATGTTATCCCTGGTGACTGTGATGGATTTGTTAGATAGTAACCAGCAAGATTTAATTATTTTAGATACAGCCCCAACGGGTCATCTGCTGAGTTTTTTAGAGATGCCATCGGCTTTAGGGGATTGGTTATCTTGGATATTTAAGCTGTGGATCAAATATCAAGATGTTTTGGGTAGAGTTGATTTTATTGGGCGATTGCGCCACTTACGCCAACAAGTTGTACAAGCACAAAAGAAACTAAAAAATCCCCAACATACTCAATTTATTGGTGTCATTCAGTCGGAAGCGGCAATTATATCTGAACACATACGTTTAACAGAATCCCTGAAGAAAATGGGTGTTAGTCAGCGTTATGTGGTGCAGAATCGCTACAGTCAAGAGGTAGAAATTGATGGCAGTTTATTTCCAGAACAAACAATTATTCGCTTACCCGGATTACCGCGATCTGTTGAACCGATCGCGCGGATTCAAGGGGCAGCGAATCTTTTATTTGAAGTTGAGGAATTAACTGCAAATAAACGATGA
- a CDS encoding GvpL/GvpF family gas vesicle protein, whose protein sequence is MMRSQNFYTYAFIKNPDFPLNLPQGNISQVMLINGTNISAVVEPEISLESYQNNDDQVIKMVLNHDRVVCELFRQTTILPLRFGTNFTSHETLLNHLEAHAQEYLEKLEDIQDKNEYTLKLIPQVFAEPAKVSVGSGRDYFLAKKQHYETQKSFSIAQNEEKDSLINLITEIYQSSVIFQQQAEELRIYLLVSRYDKALLLEQVLSWQQYCPHWNLILGESLPPYHFI, encoded by the coding sequence ATGATGCGATCGCAGAATTTTTACACTTACGCTTTTATCAAAAATCCTGACTTTCCTTTAAACTTGCCCCAGGGTAATATTAGTCAGGTCATGTTGATTAATGGTACGAATATCTCAGCCGTTGTTGAACCGGAAATATCTTTAGAGTCATACCAAAATAATGATGATCAAGTCATCAAAATGGTGTTAAATCACGATCGCGTTGTTTGTGAACTATTTCGCCAAACTACAATTTTACCTTTGCGTTTCGGCACTAATTTTACTTCCCATGAAACCTTGCTCAATCATCTAGAGGCTCATGCTCAAGAATATCTAGAAAAACTAGAAGATATTCAAGATAAAAATGAATATACTTTAAAACTCATTCCCCAAGTTTTCGCAGAGCCAGCAAAGGTATCTGTAGGAAGCGGTAGAGATTATTTTTTAGCGAAAAAACAACACTATGAAACTCAAAAAAGCTTTAGTATTGCCCAAAATGAGGAAAAAGATAGCCTAATTAATCTCATCACAGAAATTTATCAATCATCTGTGATATTTCAACAACAGGCAGAAGAATTAAGGATTTATCTTTTAGTCAGTCGTTATGATAAAGCCTTACTTTTAGAACAGGTTTTATCTTGGCAACAATATTGCCCACATTGGAATTTAATTTTGGGTGAATCTCTTCCCCCTTATCACTTTATTTAA
- a CDS encoding gas vesicle protein produces the protein MKKVRNRGAIRPKITTMPRSKSESSHQLELYKLVTEQQRIKQELEFIEQRSVLLKQRLITLKTQIEDTEKNIRFLRTSESGVPIVAQTKKVFEPNTYQAFDIEY, from the coding sequence ATGAAGAAAGTACGTAATCGCGGAGCAATCAGACCTAAAATTACTACAATGCCTCGGAGTAAATCTGAGTCTTCCCATCAATTAGAGCTTTATAAATTAGTTACAGAACAGCAACGAATTAAGCAAGAGTTGGAGTTTATTGAGCAACGTTCCGTGCTACTAAAACAACGCTTAATTACACTCAAAACCCAGATAGAAGATACGGAAAAAAATATTCGTTTTTTACGTACTTCCGAGTCAGGAGTGCCTATTGTAGCTCAGACCAAAAAAGTATTTGAACCCAACACTTACCAAGCTTTTGATATTGAATACTAA
- a CDS encoding gas vesicle protein GvpG codes for MLGKILLLPVMGPINGLMWIGEQIQERTNTEFDAQENLNKQLLSLQLSFDMGEISEDEFDEQEEELLLKIQALEEELRLEAELEAEQEEDDDDFVMQPLFIAESEVNDIYQEQPQFRAEYEDNENLVLSP; via the coding sequence ATGCTTGGAAAAATATTACTACTTCCAGTGATGGGGCCAATTAATGGACTGATGTGGATTGGAGAACAAATTCAAGAGAGGACTAATACTGAATTTGATGCTCAAGAAAATCTCAATAAACAGTTATTAAGCCTGCAATTATCATTTGATATGGGCGAAATTTCTGAAGATGAATTTGATGAGCAAGAAGAAGAACTTCTTTTGAAAATTCAAGCTTTGGAAGAGGAATTGCGTCTGGAGGCGGAATTGGAAGCAGAACAAGAAGAAGATGATGATGATTTTGTTATGCAACCTCTGTTTATAGCAGAATCTGAAGTGAATGACATTTACCAAGAGCAACCCCAGTTTAGAGCAGAATATGAGGATAATGAAAATCTGGTCTTATCACCTTAA
- a CDS encoding GvpL/GvpF family gas vesicle protein: MDCGFYLYGIFPDSIPEELAIQGLDAQPVYSQVIDGFTFLYSEAKKEKYLASRRNLISHEKVLEEAMQEGFRTLLPLRFGLVVKNWDAVITQLIQPYKDKLQELFQKLNGTREVSVKIFWDTKAELQAMMESNPGLKQQRDQMEGKTLSMEEIIHIGQLIESNLAARKDSVIQAFFNELKPLASEVIESDPMTEDMIYNAAFLIPWENESLFSERVEAIDQNFAERLRIRYNNFTAPYTFAQISE, from the coding sequence ATGGATTGCGGTTTTTATCTATACGGCATTTTTCCTGATTCAATCCCTGAAGAACTTGCTATTCAAGGATTGGATGCTCAACCTGTTTATAGTCAGGTCATTGATGGATTTACTTTTTTATATTCAGAGGCAAAAAAAGAAAAATACTTAGCATCTCGTCGGAATTTAATCAGTCATGAAAAAGTCCTAGAAGAAGCAATGCAAGAAGGTTTCAGAACTCTTCTCCCTTTGCGGTTTGGATTGGTTGTAAAAAATTGGGACGCAGTAATTACACAACTTATCCAACCATATAAGGATAAATTGCAAGAGTTATTTCAAAAATTGAACGGAACGCGAGAAGTGAGCGTCAAGATTTTTTGGGATACCAAGGCTGAATTACAAGCAATGATGGAGTCTAATCCAGGCTTGAAGCAGCAGCGTGACCAAATGGAAGGTAAGACATTAAGCATGGAGGAGATAATTCACATTGGTCAATTAATTGAAAGTAATTTAGCGGCTCGCAAGGACTCTGTAATTCAAGCCTTCTTTAATGAGCTAAAACCTCTAGCAAGTGAGGTGATAGAAAGTGACCCGATGACAGAAGACATGATTTACAATGCTGCTTTTCTGATTCCTTGGGAAAACGAATCTCTATTTAGTGAACGAGTCGAAGCAATTGACCAAAACTTTGCTGAACGCTTACGCATTCGCTACAACAACTTTACTGCACCTTATACATTTGCTCAAATTTCTGAATAG
- a CDS encoding gas vesicle protein K, which yields MVCTPVENSSNLPPTTSKANSQAGLVPLLLTVVELVRQLMEAQVIRRMEKECLSESELERAAESLQKLEEQVLNLCQIFEIDPADLNINLGDVGTLLPSPGSYYPGQPGTQPSVLELLDRLLNTGIVVDGEIDLGLAQINLIHAKLRLVLTSQPM from the coding sequence ATGGTTTGTACTCCAGTTGAAAACTCTTCCAACTTGCCACCTACCACTTCTAAAGCTAACAGCCAGGCGGGTTTAGTTCCTCTACTTTTGACTGTAGTGGAACTTGTACGTCAGCTGATGGAAGCGCAAGTAATTCGGCGCATGGAAAAGGAATGCCTGAGTGAATCTGAATTAGAGCGAGCAGCAGAAAGCTTGCAAAAGTTAGAGGAACAAGTTTTAAATTTGTGTCAGATTTTTGAGATTGACCCAGCAGACTTGAATATAAATTTAGGAGATGTTGGGACTCTTTTACCCTCACCTGGCTCTTATTATCCTGGTCAGCCGGGAACTCAACCTTCAGTCCTAGAACTACTAGACCGTCTTTTAAATACGGGAATTGTTGTAGACGGTGAAATAGATTTAGGTCTAGCTCAAATCAATCTTATTCATGCGAAGTTGCGACTAGTTTTAACTTCACAACCAATGTAA
- a CDS encoding gas vesicle protein, whose translation MTTTPLQPTRPQTNSSRVMPTSTQGSTLADILERVLDKGIVIAGDISISIASTELIHIRIRLLISSVDKAREMGINWWENDPYLSSKSQHLIEENQQLHQRLESLETQLRLLTSANVKEAVTLAVNSDSNTENDCQPIHEANVKLVNDSQFDI comes from the coding sequence GTGACTACTACCCCATTACAGCCAACACGTCCTCAAACTAACTCCAGTCGAGTTATGCCCACATCTACACAAGGTTCAACCTTGGCAGATATTCTCGAACGAGTTTTAGATAAAGGAATTGTGATTGCTGGTGATATTTCTATATCTATCGCCTCAACTGAACTGATACATATTCGCATTCGCCTGTTAATTTCTTCCGTTGATAAAGCGCGTGAGATGGGTATCAATTGGTGGGAAAATGACCCCTATCTCAGTAGTAAGTCTCAACATTTAATTGAGGAAAACCAGCAACTTCATCAACGGCTGGAAAGTTTAGAAACACAGTTGCGTTTACTCACCTCTGCCAATGTAAAGGAGGCAGTTACATTAGCAGTTAATAGTGATAGTAATACTGAAAATGATTGCCAGCCAATACACGAGGCAAATGTCAAATTGGTAAATGATTCCCAGTTTGACATCTAG
- the gvpN gene encoding gas vesicle protein GvpN: MTITANHKKRAVLRVRPGQFVVTPSIEQVAMRALRYLTSGFAIHLRGPAGAGKTTLAMHLANCLDRPIMLLFGDDEFKSSDLIGSESGYTHKKLTDNYIHSVLKVEDEFKQTWVDSRLTLACREGFTLVYDEFNRSRPEVNNVLLSALEEKILTLPPSSNQPEYLHVNPHFRAIFTSNPEEYCGVHSTQDALMDRLVTINMPEPDELTQTEILVHKTSISRDDAQLIVRLVRAFRQGTGAEKTSGLRSCLMIAKVCAEHNILVLPENTDFREICADVLFNRTNWSASEATTIFLELLNHLHIQGIEESHHRVASDETVAADSPLSNGHSEVVQQPTEEHPAPIQQQGLVINNRINPIEESN, from the coding sequence AAGAGCTGTTCTTCGTGTTCGTCCTGGGCAATTTGTCGTCACACCATCAATTGAGCAGGTAGCAATGCGGGCGTTGCGTTATCTCACATCAGGGTTTGCTATTCACTTACGTGGCCCAGCCGGTGCAGGTAAAACAACCTTAGCCATGCACTTGGCTAACTGTTTAGATAGACCAATCATGTTACTTTTCGGTGATGACGAATTTAAAAGTTCTGATTTGATTGGCAGTGAATCTGGTTACACCCATAAAAAGTTAACGGACAATTACATTCACAGCGTTCTCAAAGTTGAGGACGAATTTAAACAAACTTGGGTTGATTCTAGATTGACTTTAGCTTGTCGAGAAGGTTTTACCTTAGTCTATGACGAATTTAATCGTTCCAGACCTGAAGTTAATAACGTCTTACTATCAGCTTTAGAAGAAAAAATTCTCACCCTTCCTCCTAGTAGCAATCAGCCAGAATACCTCCACGTTAATCCCCATTTTAGAGCTATTTTCACCTCCAATCCAGAAGAATACTGCGGAGTCCACTCCACTCAGGACGCTTTAATGGATAGGTTGGTAACGATTAATATGCCAGAACCAGATGAACTAACTCAAACCGAGATATTAGTTCATAAAACTAGCATTTCTAGAGATGATGCACAGTTAATTGTGCGGTTAGTTAGAGCATTCCGCCAGGGTACAGGTGCAGAGAAGACTTCCGGTTTGCGCTCTTGTTTAATGATTGCTAAAGTATGTGCGGAACACAATATTTTGGTATTACCAGAAAATACAGATTTTCGAGAAATTTGTGCAGATGTGCTATTCAATCGCACCAATTGGTCTGCTAGCGAAGCTACAACAATTTTCTTAGAATTACTCAACCACCTACATATACAAGGAATAGAGGAATCACATCATCGTGTCGCTTCCGATGAAACAGTGGCGGCTGATTCTCCGTTAAGTAATGGCCATTCTGAAGTTGTGCAACAGCCAACTGAAGAACATCCTGCGCCTATCCAGCAACAAGGCTTAGTGATTAACAACCGTATAAATCCCATTGAAGAGTCAAATTAA